A genomic stretch from Pseudoliparis swirei isolate HS2019 ecotype Mariana Trench chromosome 18, NWPU_hadal_v1, whole genome shotgun sequence includes:
- the ilrun gene encoding protein ILRUN isoform X2, whose amino-acid sequence MEGTDMDVDAELMQKFSCMGTTDKDVLISEFQRLLGFQLNPAGCAFFLDMTNWNLQAAIGAYYDFESPNVNTPSMSFVEDVTIGEGESVPPDTPFTKTWRIQNAGAESWPPGVCLKYIGGDQFGHVNAVMVKSLEPQETCDVSVQMRSPTAPGMYQGQWRMCTANGLFYGDVIWVILTVEVGGLLGVTQQLSSFETEFNTQPQRDVRRDFNPFASPQKNKHDATDGGFREPGGAWERTQEPIQQDQTGLSHNAVNRASNGLQSNLSVVTYGQGIHGPYPFGQS is encoded by the exons ATGGAGGGCACTGACATGGACGTGGACGCGGAGCTCATGCAGAAGTTCAGTTGCATGGGCACCACGGACAAGGACGTCCTCATCTCGGAGTTTCAGAGGCTGCTCGGCTTCCAGCTCAACCCGGCTGGCTGCGCCTTCTTCCTGGACATGACCAACTG GAACCTGCAGGCTGCTATCGGTGCATATTATGACTTTGAAAGTCCCAACGTCAACACGCCTTCCATGTCCTTTGTCGAGGATGTGACCATTGGGGAAGGAGAGTCCGTTCCTCCCGACACGCCGTTCACAAAGACCTGGAGGATACAAAACGCAG GTGCAGAGTCGTGGCCACCTGGGGTTTGTCTCAAATACATCGGCGGGGATCAGTTTGGCCACGTGAACGCAGTGATGGTGAAGTCACTCGAACCCCAGGAGACATGCGATGTGAGCGTGCAGATGCGAAGTCCCACGGCTCCGGGCATGTACCAGGGCCAGTGGAGGATGTGCACGGCCAACGGGTTATTCTACGGAG ACGTAATCTGGGTGATTCTGACCGTCGAGGTCGGCGGCCTCCTCGGCGTGACCCAGCAGCTGTCGTCCTTCGAGACGGAATTCAACACCCAGCCGCAGCGCGACGTGCGGCGAGACTTCAACCCGTTCGCCTCGCCGCAGAAGAACAAGCACGACGCCACCGACGGCGGCTTCCGAGAGCCCGGCGGCGCGTGGGAGCGCACGCAAGAGCCGATCCAGCAGGATCAAACCGGACTGTCTCACAATGCTGTAAATAGGGCGTCCAATGGGCTCCAAAGCAATCTTTCCGTGGTGACGTATGGCCAG GGTATTCACGGACCCTATCCGTTTGGACAGAGCTAG
- the ilrun gene encoding protein ILRUN isoform X1, translating to MEGTDMDVDAELMQKFSCMGTTDKDVLISEFQRLLGFQLNPAGCAFFLDMTNWNLQAAIGAYYDFESPNVNTPSMSFVEDVTIGEGESVPPDTPFTKTWRIQNAGAESWPPGVCLKYIGGDQFGHVNAVMVKSLEPQETCDVSVQMRSPTAPGMYQGQWRMCTANGLFYGDVIWVILTVEVGGLLGVTQQLSSFETEFNTQPQRDVRRDFNPFASPQKNKHDATDGGFREPGGAWERTQEPIQQDQTGLSHNAVNRASNGLQSNLSVVTYGQVRPQFQPVPASSSQFQPVPASTSQYQPVPASFSPFQPQNCRGGKHFRSLH from the exons ATGGAGGGCACTGACATGGACGTGGACGCGGAGCTCATGCAGAAGTTCAGTTGCATGGGCACCACGGACAAGGACGTCCTCATCTCGGAGTTTCAGAGGCTGCTCGGCTTCCAGCTCAACCCGGCTGGCTGCGCCTTCTTCCTGGACATGACCAACTG GAACCTGCAGGCTGCTATCGGTGCATATTATGACTTTGAAAGTCCCAACGTCAACACGCCTTCCATGTCCTTTGTCGAGGATGTGACCATTGGGGAAGGAGAGTCCGTTCCTCCCGACACGCCGTTCACAAAGACCTGGAGGATACAAAACGCAG GTGCAGAGTCGTGGCCACCTGGGGTTTGTCTCAAATACATCGGCGGGGATCAGTTTGGCCACGTGAACGCAGTGATGGTGAAGTCACTCGAACCCCAGGAGACATGCGATGTGAGCGTGCAGATGCGAAGTCCCACGGCTCCGGGCATGTACCAGGGCCAGTGGAGGATGTGCACGGCCAACGGGTTATTCTACGGAG ACGTAATCTGGGTGATTCTGACCGTCGAGGTCGGCGGCCTCCTCGGCGTGACCCAGCAGCTGTCGTCCTTCGAGACGGAATTCAACACCCAGCCGCAGCGCGACGTGCGGCGAGACTTCAACCCGTTCGCCTCGCCGCAGAAGAACAAGCACGACGCCACCGACGGCGGCTTCCGAGAGCCCGGCGGCGCGTGGGAGCGCACGCAAGAGCCGATCCAGCAGGATCAAACCGGACTGTCTCACAATGCTGTAAATAGGGCGTCCAATGGGCTCCAAAGCAATCTTTCCGTGGTGACGTATGGCCAG GTTAGGCCACAGTTCCAGCCAGTTCCAGCCAGTTCCAGCCAGTTCCAGCCAGTTCCAGCCAGTACCAGCCAGTACCAGCCAGTTCCAGCCAGTTTCAGTCCGTTTCAGCCTCAGAACTGTCGGGGGGGGAAACACTTCCGGTCGTTGCATTAG